TGCATGGCTTTTGTCTTGTGTGATGTATGTTCATCAGGTTTTCATCCAAGAGGTCCCCTGACCTTGGCAGTGTTTCCCTCAGTGAGACAACAGACCACCATGAGATCAGCAAAGATCCTCAGATGAGGGTAAGAGAGGGACTAAGCTTTTTAGGAACTGGTTTCTTCTATGGCCCTGTTCATGCCTGGCATTAATGTGCGTCTCgggtgatccaatcacaagtgggCAGCTATAAGTACATCAGTTCACACTAGGCATTAAAATGCATCGCTACATGCGTCTTAAATCTGAGCAATACAGTGTGAACTAGAGGGAAGTTGATAGGATGAGTTTAACTCTGTATTTGCACTCTGAAATACACCTTTGgcaaaaaaagtgtttacattTGCTGTGAATCCTTGTCTGCATAGAGAGGAAAATTTCCTAAGAGGAAATGGGGCATTGCAGGAAAAAGATTTGTCACTGCCACACATGTACAAAGCTGTGAAACTTATGAGAGCCGGCACATTAATCATCCCCTGTGGCTGCAGGTTATGAAACACGGAGAGGAGATCACTGGGAAAAGGTCAACACAGAGAGGCTTTGATTACCACCTCTGCACCACACCCAATGTTATGAGGCCAACATAGAACAAGGGGATATCGTTTCTACGCTGTCAGTTGTTCCCTCAATCACTTGAACTCCCTTGTGTACTGTATTATATCCGGTTTTGTTGTCAAGTCACATTTGCTCTGATGTCTGGTTTTGTAGTAAAAACTGTTCTAGTTCAGAGTTGGTTTTTAAAGCTATTATTTCTTTCAGATGACTCCATATTTATTGTTACAAAGTGTTTAAATGGTGAAAAAGTTTTAGAGAAAAAGACAATTGTTCAATGACCAAATAGACAACAAGTTACAAGCTTGTTGTTATCACTTAACAATtcccaatatatatatatttattttctcagaatGAAGAGTTAGCTCTCACTCCCAGCGACCACAGGACATTTGTGGATTTAAAAGATTCACAAGAGCAACTCCAAAACACCCCCACGCCTGAAGGGCCTGAGGCAGGACAGACATTTGGTGCAACTTCCAGTGGTCCCAGCAGCGAAGTACAGACAGTGCGAGCGTccttgtttgaaaatgttgtggAGAGGCACAGTGTGCTGATGGTGGACGAGGGCAAGCCTGTAAACAAGCCCAAGGATTCACTCAGCAGCCCGTCATTTAAGAGAGGTAACAGTGAGGATGAGGGAACTCTGGTCACTGCCACCTACAAAGAACCTGTATCTCCGTCAAGTCCTCTGCGAGTGTTGCATGCCTTTGACACAGTGCAGGCAATCGAAGAGAAAAGGGCAGTGAGTGAGAACGTCCCATCAGCTCAGTGGGAGGATAAGGCCATGACACTACGCTCCAGGCACTCAGAAGGGAGCAGGCCAGTGGCAGAGAGGACTGGTTCAGCCCAAGCAGAGCCAGCTATGGTAGGGACACCAGAACAGCAGCCACGATATCTGAGAGTCGGAGCTTTGCAGAAGTGGACTACCACAGGCCTCAACCAAGACGCAGGTATGGAGGAAGGGATGTTGAAGGAATCGCAAAGGGAAGGACAAGTGGCCATGGATAAAGACAGACTTAGAGTagcagagcaggaggaagtGGCTGCAGCACCTAAACGTTTGAAAATGCTGCAGCCAGAAGAACAGCAGAGGGCCAGGGCAACCTACTTTGCTTTGACCGGACAAATACAGGAGCCAGTTTCTCCTGTAGATGCAGGAGCAAACATAGGGGACATGGCTGTGCCCTTTGATTTCTCTGTGAGGTCTGCACTGGGGGGCTCTCAAGGGATGATTCTTCCAGTTAGGAGGAATCCATCATTGGACGACGCTTTTGGAAAAACCTCCCAAGATCAAGTTGAGGAGCTGATGATGAGGAGAGACATGTCATACAAGGAGATTAGATCAGCATCGGATGGACAGACAACAGAGGAAATGATGGaggttgaaaagaaaaaagaattaacaaaggagacagaaaaacacaaagcaaaaatgaaagactttgaaagagaaaaacagagacagctTGAAATACAGAAACAAGCACATTTAGAATTTGCACgaatgaaggagagagaatTGCAAAGAGAATTTGAAAGGCAAAGACAGAAAGCCTTTGAGAAGGAGAAACAAGAGTTTGAGAAGAAACAGCGTGCACTGGAAAGGCAGAAACAGATAGAACTCgaaaaacagaaactgcaagaattggagagagagaaacaaagagaaatggaaagagaaaggCAACGGCAActtgagaaagaaaaacgaCGAGAattggagagacagagagagaatgaaatgGAGAAACTGCGAGAGcaggaaagggagagacagtGTGAACAGGAGAGGCAAAGacaaagggaggaagagaggcagagagagctgAACAAGGAGAGACAGCTGCTGGAAATCCAAAAGGAGAAACGGAAAATGGAGGAGTTGGAGAGAATTAAAGAGTTGGAGAGACAGCAGCTCTTAcagtttcaaaaacagaaacaggaagaaaaggagaggcaGCAGGTAATTGAACTCGAGAAACAGCGACTtagagagaagatggagagagaggaggcagagaaaataaaactgatggcACTAGAACAGGAAATGTTAAGACTGAAAGAGCTTGataaagaaagggaaagacaaaaggagatggagaaggagcGTCgtaaagagatggagagggaaaagcagagagagctggagagacagagacaactAGATATTGAGAGGCAGGAATTAGAAAACCAGAGGCTGAGACAACGAGAACTGGAGAAGGAAaggcagaggaaggaggagtTAGAGAGACttaaagagatggagagaagacTGCTCTTGGAGTTTGAAAAGCAAAAGCAagcagagagggacagacaaCTAATTTTGGAGCTTGAGAAACGCAGACTTAGGGAGAAGATGGaaagggaggaggcagagaaaatgagacagatAGCCAAACAGCAGGAAGCAGAGAGGCAGCGACTAAAAGAGAAGCTgaagaaagaggagcaggagagggcGAGGTTAGAGTCATCACCTCTCAGGCCTAAAGTGGTGGATCTGGACTCTGTACTCCGAAATGACCCGTTTTCCAAAGCTCCTTCTCAGCGCAGTGACCCTGCAACACGATGGAAGGAGCCATCTCCCAGAACCGAAGAGTCTTACAAACCTGCCATCCTTGACATCGACACTTTCACATCCCAAATCCAGCTCTCCCCCAGTAAAGACTTCTTTCCTGTTTCTAGCATTCAGGGAGTAGATGCCGGGTTTGGGTCTAGGTTACAGCCTACACCTGAGAGAGATGTTAGCTGGAAGGTGCCACCACAGACTTTAGTAGGCTTCTCAAGCCCAGTATGGACAACGTCTCCTCAGGACCCATGGGAGCTGCAGCCTGTTGAGATGTCTGTGGACAAACCTGTGGCTGAATCCAGAAAACATTCCAACAAACTCAACCCAGAGCAACTCCTCCTCAGGCAGGAGGAACAACTCCTGGCTCCACAGAGGCACTGGTCTGCCCTGCTGGATGAGCCGCTTCACTTGGTCCCTTTTCCCGGCACAGACACCAAAACTAGTAGCTCTCCTGGTGGAGTTTACAGCAGCCCTCCTGCAGAGCAGGTCTGGTACCCCAGAGAGCCACAGCCTCAAGACATCAGGGCTGAAGTCTGGAGCCACAGGAGATCAGAGGGATCCCAGGTGAGTCAGAGTGATCCATGAAATACTAATACTACTTTAAAGAGTTATGGTGTGCtgaaatcagtttgtttgtttttttaatagaaatcaGCCACCAAGTTGACAATTTAAAGGGGAGGGGAATCAAAAGGGTAGATTATGACACAGTACAATcaacatacagacatacagttaCAGGTTACTTTACGATACACAATATATCACAAACAATTTATTATAGATATCTCTTAAGTAATGCCTAGAGATATCTGTAATAAAAAGCTATGCACTGTATATGCCATAGCATGTTTGATACAAATAGGTTGTAAGTAATcataatatttttgtaaaagaaaagtcCATTAATCTATGCTTATTCATTGTTAGTTAAGCCGTACCGGTGTTCCTTTGAGGACTGtgctatatgtgtgtgtgtctgtagagCTAGTAGAAGAGTGACCATGTGCACGCATACTGTACCTCTTCCAGTTGCTCCAGATTATTTTGCTATAATTATGTGTAATATATATTCCACCAGTTAAAAATTAGGCATCCAACTTACTGTTACACTATGTATCAAGATTGTTGAGAAAATAAACCCATCGGCAACAAACTAGTAcctgaaaaaaaagtaaaaaaaactttaatgtaGTTCTGAGTGGGGTCAATCAAAATGATCCTTTGTTATATAAATATCTCTCTCAGATTCACACTACACTATAGCATGATATTAGGTGAAGCAGATGAGGAGTTTACTTTGATCCCTTTGTGTTGTTAGGAGTTGAACAGGATGCGGTCTCGCAGTGTGTCACGGAGATCAGCTCCTTCAAGCAGTGCCGTGGAGGGAAGCCTTTCCAGGATGAGGAGTCGCAGTGCCCACAGAGAGCGGGACCACCACAGCTGGGTGAGTTAGGCTGCAGCTCGGCCTCTGCAGTACTAATACTGGGTTCCAGGAAAGCTGTAACCCAGTGAGATTTAAAACTGCTGCTCAAATCGTTCCTTTAGATTGATGACTGGCTGTGATCCCTTAgtcacttttttcatttggaCTGTTTCCACGGCACTG
Above is a genomic segment from Xiphias gladius isolate SHS-SW01 ecotype Sanya breed wild chromosome 19, ASM1685928v1, whole genome shotgun sequence containing:
- the si:ch73-138n13.1 gene encoding calponin homology domain-containing protein DDB_G0272472 isoform X1; protein product: MNQLSRLVILLLSWLKISRAKLFLHERRQNGLSHLLPLKKMAAQVEVQTGEVGRTAAGGRLHLNPLTDSSNKSLIEIPSINQSHIITPEPNKPVPGPKPRLTPKPFAVDKNPTIKPILAPKPQTKPRPESTRLAGYKPELLCSPKPQQAVATVKPRPVSTNPNRPAPTSFKTSTMLNTGQTTKPVVQPFKPAPPLEPEDPSKSSPPVLAERQKPGASSLGYSKSLRKLPAAEWSGTTKNEDEKDNMTANEGEVSITRAKSMGFLVQVGQDEEEKEKAKPEPAVPLRPKPRGSRPRPLSAIFLDSPTKTEAPVAAPRWAGRRPLSADLTSKFESIGLSLHRKSPKANTKENTPEETALPQKREQEKTPKSTTPQNTDVVAKPAISEQSNQKTEEMTVKEIDEDKRRVSIKSRISLLLDLSSTPGTGATVQGSDLNSPVQLVPQNEPPVGVKQLIKQLTEDTTPTQSPIMKPALKPRPLPLDLTKRFSSKRSPDLGSVSLSETTDHHEISKDPQMRNEELALTPSDHRTFVDLKDSQEQLQNTPTPEGPEAGQTFGATSSGPSSEVQTVRASLFENVVERHSVLMVDEGKPVNKPKDSLSSPSFKRGNSEDEGTLVTATYKEPVSPSSPLRVLHAFDTVQAIEEKRAVSENVPSAQWEDKAMTLRSRHSEGSRPVAERTGSAQAEPAMVGTPEQQPRYLRVGALQKWTTTGLNQDAGMEEGMLKESQREGQVAMDKDRLRVAEQEEVAAAPKRLKMLQPEEQQRARATYFALTGQIQEPVSPVDAGANIGDMAVPFDFSVRSALGGSQGMILPVRRNPSLDDAFGKTSQDQVEELMMRRDMSYKEIRSASDGQTTEEMMEVEKKKELTKETEKHKAKMKDFEREKQRQLEIQKQAHLEFARMKERELQREFERQRQKAFEKEKQEFEKKQRALERQKQIELEKQKLQELEREKQREMERERQRQLEKEKRRELERQRENEMEKLREQERERQCEQERQRQREEERQRELNKERQLLEIQKEKRKMEELERIKELERQQLLQFQKQKQEEKERQQVIELEKQRLREKMEREEAEKIKLMALEQEMLRLKELDKERERQKEMEKERRKEMEREKQRELERQRQLDIERQELENQRLRQRELEKERQRKEELERLKEMERRLLLEFEKQKQAERDRQLILELEKRRLREKMEREEAEKMRQIAKQQEAERQRLKEKLKKEEQERARLESSPLRPKVVDLDSVLRNDPFSKAPSQRSDPATRWKEPSPRTEESYKPAILDIDTFTSQIQLSPSKDFFPVSSIQGVDAGFGSRLQPTPERDVSWKVPPQTLVGFSSPVWTTSPQDPWELQPVEMSVDKPVAESRKHSNKLNPEQLLLRQEEQLLAPQRHWSALLDEPLHLVPFPGTDTKTSSSPGGVYSSPPAEQVWYPREPQPQDIRAEVWSHRRSEGSQELNRMRSRSVSRRSAPSSSAVEGSLSRMRSRSAHRERDHHSWVQQKQSISGEEEGNDSETPVHETDSQYGTWETGLRTTDSLTPATPSSESNLSPSPTERKPTPLHTPGDGASQFEIDILDGLLPPSSSDSQPLSFPDAPTTLLDTSALRSRAQLGKKRAPRTRPTRAARQSAALAEAEGEGGTTEDWLYRDSTEAKVENKGDDSDSEEQARGADAPPAVASQPQRIALFPGMDPSALKAQLKKRGDSDNQTDGPTPSPSQLSRSPKSPFLPRAARVLPPPGGKENGEEGSPQWLKELKSKKRLSQYENEC
- the si:ch73-138n13.1 gene encoding calponin homology domain-containing protein DDB_G0272472 isoform X2 — translated: MAAQVEVQTGEVGRTAAGGRLHLNPLTDSSNKSLIEIPSINQSHIITPEPNKPVPGPKPRLTPKPFAVDKNPTIKPILAPKPQTKPRPESTRLAGYKPELLCSPKPQQAVATVKPRPVSTNPNRPAPTSFKTSTMLNTGQTTKPVVQPFKPAPPLEPEDPSKSSPPVLAERQKPGASSLGYSKSLRKLPAAEWSGTTKNEDEKDNMTANEGEVSITRAKSMGFLVQVGQDEEEKEKAKPEPAVPLRPKPRGSRPRPLSAIFLDSPTKTEAPVAAPRWAGRRPLSADLTSKFESIGLSLHRKSPKANTKENTPEETALPQKREQEKTPKSTTPQNTDVVAKPAISEQSNQKTEEMTVKEIDEDKRRVSIKSRISLLLDLSSTPGTGATVQGSDLNSPVQLVPQNEPPVGVKQLIKQLTEDTTPTQSPIMKPALKPRPLPLDLTKRFSSKRSPDLGSVSLSETTDHHEISKDPQMRNEELALTPSDHRTFVDLKDSQEQLQNTPTPEGPEAGQTFGATSSGPSSEVQTVRASLFENVVERHSVLMVDEGKPVNKPKDSLSSPSFKRGNSEDEGTLVTATYKEPVSPSSPLRVLHAFDTVQAIEEKRAVSENVPSAQWEDKAMTLRSRHSEGSRPVAERTGSAQAEPAMVGTPEQQPRYLRVGALQKWTTTGLNQDAGMEEGMLKESQREGQVAMDKDRLRVAEQEEVAAAPKRLKMLQPEEQQRARATYFALTGQIQEPVSPVDAGANIGDMAVPFDFSVRSALGGSQGMILPVRRNPSLDDAFGKTSQDQVEELMMRRDMSYKEIRSASDGQTTEEMMEVEKKKELTKETEKHKAKMKDFEREKQRQLEIQKQAHLEFARMKERELQREFERQRQKAFEKEKQEFEKKQRALERQKQIELEKQKLQELEREKQREMERERQRQLEKEKRRELERQRENEMEKLREQERERQCEQERQRQREEERQRELNKERQLLEIQKEKRKMEELERIKELERQQLLQFQKQKQEEKERQQVIELEKQRLREKMEREEAEKIKLMALEQEMLRLKELDKERERQKEMEKERRKEMEREKQRELERQRQLDIERQELENQRLRQRELEKERQRKEELERLKEMERRLLLEFEKQKQAERDRQLILELEKRRLREKMEREEAEKMRQIAKQQEAERQRLKEKLKKEEQERARLESSPLRPKVVDLDSVLRNDPFSKAPSQRSDPATRWKEPSPRTEESYKPAILDIDTFTSQIQLSPSKDFFPVSSIQGVDAGFGSRLQPTPERDVSWKVPPQTLVGFSSPVWTTSPQDPWELQPVEMSVDKPVAESRKHSNKLNPEQLLLRQEEQLLAPQRHWSALLDEPLHLVPFPGTDTKTSSSPGGVYSSPPAEQVWYPREPQPQDIRAEVWSHRRSEGSQELNRMRSRSVSRRSAPSSSAVEGSLSRMRSRSAHRERDHHSWVQQKQSISGEEEGNDSETPVHETDSQYGTWETGLRTTDSLTPATPSSESNLSPSPTERKPTPLHTPGDGASQFEIDILDGLLPPSSSDSQPLSFPDAPTTLLDTSALRSRAQLGKKRAPRTRPTRAARQSAALAEAEGEGGTTEDWLYRDSTEAKVENKGDDSDSEEQARGADAPPAVASQPQRIALFPGMDPSALKAQLKKRGDSDNQTDGPTPSPSQLSRSPKSPFLPRAARVLPPPGGKENGEEGSPQWLKELKSKKRLSQYENEC